A stretch of Desulfobacter hydrogenophilus DNA encodes these proteins:
- a CDS encoding flavodoxin, whose amino-acid sequence MSNALIVYGSTTGNTESVADTISTDLSNANYTIKKINVSDVGVDILNEAFDLYLLGSSTWGEDEIEFQEDFAPFYENMNGDLNLSGKKFAVFGCGDSSYEHFCGAVDALEERLAKLGATLVCESLRIDGEPEESEINEWTQDVINAA is encoded by the coding sequence ATGAGTAACGCACTGATTGTTTACGGATCAACCACCGGAAATACTGAATCTGTTGCTGATACCATTTCAACAGATTTATCCAACGCTAATTACACTATTAAGAAAATCAATGTGTCTGATGTTGGTGTGGATATTCTAAATGAGGCATTTGATTTATACCTGCTTGGCAGTTCCACCTGGGGAGAAGATGAGATCGAATTCCAGGAAGATTTTGCACCTTTTTATGAAAATATGAATGGCGATTTAAATTTGTCAGGTAAGAAATTTGCCGTGTTCGGGTGTGGAGATTCATCTTATGAACATTTCTGCGGGGCTGTGGATGCCCTTGAAGAAAGGCTGGCAAAGCTTGGTGCGACCCTGGTGTGCGAGTCGCTTAGGATTGACGGAGAGCCAGAAGAATCAGAAATCAATGAATGGACACAGGATGTGATCAATGCCGCATAA
- a CDS encoding NAD(P)H-dependent glycerol-3-phosphate dehydrogenase, whose product MDIMNTKIGVVGAGAWGTALAKLLADKGFTLDHWVFEPEVKEEITLYRENRSFLPGFSLPPELVTTNDIEKAVSGKDLVLMVVPSHCMRAVATQMKPFVSPGTILVSASKGIENKTHMIMTDILSEIIDFLPDHNFGVLSGPSFAKEVAAGVPTVVAAAALKNEVAEFIQNVFSTPNFRVYVNHDIVGTQIGGAMKNVIAIAAGACDGMNMGLNPRAALITRGLTEMNRLGTRLGADPLTLSGLAGVGDLFLTCTGFLSRNYTVGKQIGQGKCLDDIISEMRMVAEGVKTTRSVYNMSKKLNVDLPICAEVYSVLFENSPVERTVERLMGRSLKHELAGVI is encoded by the coding sequence ATGGATATCATGAATACAAAAATCGGCGTTGTCGGGGCAGGTGCCTGGGGAACAGCACTTGCCAAACTACTTGCGGATAAAGGGTTTACCTTGGATCACTGGGTTTTTGAACCCGAGGTAAAAGAGGAAATTACCCTTTATCGGGAAAATAGAAGTTTTCTGCCCGGGTTCAGCCTGCCTCCGGAGCTTGTAACCACCAATGACATTGAAAAAGCAGTGTCCGGAAAAGATCTTGTGCTCATGGTGGTGCCTTCCCATTGTATGCGCGCTGTGGCCACACAGATGAAACCGTTTGTTTCCCCGGGCACCATTCTGGTCAGTGCGTCCAAGGGGATTGAAAATAAAACCCACATGATCATGACCGATATCCTGTCCGAAATTATTGATTTTCTGCCTGACCACAATTTCGGCGTGCTGTCAGGCCCAAGTTTTGCCAAGGAAGTGGCTGCCGGAGTACCAACTGTGGTGGCAGCGGCAGCGCTGAAAAATGAGGTGGCTGAATTCATCCAGAACGTATTTTCTACACCTAATTTCCGGGTCTACGTTAACCATGATATTGTCGGCACCCAGATCGGCGGGGCCATGAAAAACGTTATCGCCATTGCTGCAGGAGCCTGTGACGGTATGAATATGGGGCTTAATCCCAGGGCCGCCCTGATCACCCGGGGGCTGACGGAAATGAACCGCTTGGGCACCCGCCTGGGTGCAGATCCCCTAACTCTTTCCGGGCTGGCCGGTGTCGGTGATTTGTTTTTGACGTGCACAGGGTTTCTCAGCAGAAATTACACTGTCGGCAAACAGATCGGGCAGGGCAAGTGCCTGGATGATATTATCTCGGAAATGCGCATGGTGGCCGAAGGTGTTAAAACCACCCGCTCCGTTTATAACATGTCAAAAAAGCTGAATGTTGATTTGCCCATCTGCGCTGAAGTTTATTCTGTTTTGTTTGAGAACAGCCCTGTGGAAAGAACCGTGGAAAGGCTTATGGGGCGATCCCTAAAGCATGAACTGGCAGGCGTGATTTAA
- a CDS encoding BatD family protein, producing MNRTHIHMAVWAIAVLLFCLPCMALAFTATAQVDQTRITPQDVVSLQVIVDGGEADVDTSSITGFQVNPAGTQSSRSYVNGTWSHKVIYRYMLIPLKTGVLTIPPITCVQDGESVLTREIKILVKEPSAQAGDAKGDFFAEASLSSDGIVPGQQAVYTLKLCAAKRIKGASFDAPQFKGLTAKQLTDWSKYTRTINGRAFMVNETKYLVQADAPGQFTISPAVFVAQVPMQRTRQRDQFNSVFNDSFFRDSFFDTTPAKPVRVVSNAVHLTVSPLPEYIGDQPFSGLVGKFSISSALDKNTVKTGESATLTVIIKGTGNIIDAALPTLNLDTTKFKVYEDTPAQDVQVTEQGFEGHKVFKQALVASVPGKAVIPGLFLVFFDTDSKTYKTITTTPLTLDVQPGGPVTVVDGTPAANTGAGTLVSSKIKKSEVKLQNRDILDLKEDIASIHSRPCLSMFWFVFLVCLPALGFGAASTAMRFGAREKSLKEQYREKAWGYLKKSRKTAPDDPGFLPGLSSALTYAVLARGDKGGESLTRDEARQILSHSGRDQETVNKVTQLMDTMDAARFGGKPMDENTARSCLDQVSSLIRTLMVVACVGLSLFIFRGTGMAAQDTANTIVPNQVYAVKDTAGVFVDAVRAYNAGDYAAAAAQFESIANTRVNNPDLFYNIGNAYLKAKDLGRAILWYERAIKLAPSDPDLKFNLAHAQSLVKDKKEPKFSLSGILYFWQGLVSLKWLQCASITLSFCFFIWATAQKARSRQIFSGIGIFIFLIFAGITLAAGLEYNRINSDVKAVILAEQAGVRSGTMENATLLFDLHAGTQVRVLEKKDNYMKIRFAKDKVGWVACKNAEII from the coding sequence ATGAACCGAACGCATATCCATATGGCCGTCTGGGCAATTGCAGTTCTGCTCTTTTGTCTGCCCTGCATGGCCCTTGCCTTTACCGCCACGGCCCAGGTGGACCAGACCCGTATTACACCCCAGGATGTTGTGTCATTGCAGGTGATTGTGGACGGTGGTGAGGCCGACGTGGATACATCTTCCATAACCGGGTTCCAGGTCAATCCCGCCGGTACCCAGTCCAGCAGAAGTTATGTCAATGGTACATGGAGCCATAAAGTCATATACCGGTACATGCTGATTCCTTTAAAAACCGGCGTGCTGACGATTCCACCCATTACCTGTGTCCAGGACGGTGAATCCGTATTGACCAGGGAGATAAAAATCCTGGTGAAAGAACCCTCAGCCCAGGCCGGTGATGCCAAGGGCGATTTTTTTGCCGAAGCATCCCTGAGCAGCGACGGCATCGTGCCGGGACAGCAGGCCGTGTATACCCTGAAACTGTGCGCGGCAAAACGGATCAAGGGCGCCTCCTTTGATGCCCCCCAGTTTAAAGGCCTGACGGCTAAGCAATTGACGGACTGGTCCAAGTACACCCGGACCATCAACGGCCGGGCTTTTATGGTAAATGAGACAAAATATCTGGTCCAGGCGGACGCACCCGGGCAGTTTACCATTTCACCGGCTGTTTTTGTGGCCCAGGTGCCCATGCAGCGGACCAGACAACGTGATCAATTTAATTCCGTATTTAACGATTCGTTTTTCCGGGATTCCTTTTTTGATACCACACCGGCAAAGCCCGTGCGCGTGGTGTCCAATGCTGTGCATCTGACGGTCTCTCCTTTGCCGGAATATATTGGCGATCAGCCCTTTTCAGGCCTTGTGGGCAAATTTTCCATATCAAGTGCATTGGACAAAAACACGGTGAAAACAGGCGAATCCGCCACATTGACCGTTATTATCAAGGGAACGGGAAATATTATAGATGCGGCTTTGCCTACCCTGAACCTGGATACGACAAAATTCAAGGTGTATGAAGACACCCCGGCCCAAGATGTACAGGTCACCGAACAGGGATTTGAGGGACACAAAGTGTTCAAGCAGGCCCTTGTCGCCTCTGTACCCGGAAAGGCCGTTATTCCAGGGCTTTTTTTGGTTTTTTTTGATACGGATTCAAAAACATATAAAACCATTACCACAACCCCTTTAACCCTTGACGTACAGCCGGGCGGTCCTGTGACCGTTGTGGATGGAACCCCTGCCGCAAATACGGGTGCAGGGACGCTGGTTTCATCCAAGATCAAAAAATCCGAGGTTAAGCTGCAGAACAGGGATATTCTGGATTTAAAAGAAGATATTGCAAGTATCCATTCACGCCCCTGCCTGTCCATGTTCTGGTTTGTTTTTCTGGTCTGTCTGCCAGCTTTAGGGTTTGGGGCGGCAAGTACGGCCATGCGGTTTGGTGCCAGGGAAAAATCCCTGAAAGAGCAATACCGTGAAAAAGCATGGGGGTATCTTAAAAAATCGCGTAAAACTGCACCTGACGATCCCGGGTTTCTACCGGGTCTGTCTTCAGCGCTTACCTATGCCGTCCTGGCCCGGGGTGACAAGGGGGGAGAAAGCCTGACCCGGGACGAGGCCCGGCAGATTCTATCCCACAGCGGCCGGGACCAGGAAACCGTAAACAAAGTTACTCAACTGATGGATACCATGGACGCGGCCCGTTTCGGGGGAAAGCCCATGGACGAGAACACAGCACGAAGCTGTCTGGATCAGGTTTCATCTCTGATCCGTACGCTCATGGTTGTGGCCTGTGTGGGACTATCTCTTTTCATATTCCGGGGTACGGGCATGGCTGCCCAGGATACTGCCAACACCATCGTTCCAAACCAAGTTTACGCTGTAAAAGACACGGCTGGTGTGTTTGTGGATGCGGTTCGCGCGTATAATGCAGGGGATTATGCTGCTGCTGCGGCACAGTTTGAGTCCATTGCCAACACACGCGTGAACAATCCGGATCTTTTCTACAATATAGGTAATGCATATTTGAAAGCTAAGGATTTAGGCCGGGCCATCCTCTGGTATGAGCGGGCAATAAAACTTGCACCGTCGGATCCGGATTTAAAATTTAATCTGGCCCATGCCCAAAGCCTTGTAAAAGATAAAAAAGAACCTAAATTTTCCCTCTCTGGTATCCTCTATTTCTGGCAGGGCCTGGTGTCTTTGAAATGGCTTCAGTGTGCCTCGATTACACTCTCTTTTTGTTTTTTTATCTGGGCAACGGCTCAAAAGGCGAGGAGCAGACAGATTTTTTCAGGTATCGGCATTTTTATTTTTCTGATTTTTGCAGGAATAACCCTGGCGGCCGGTCTTGAATACAACCGAATTAACTCGGATGTAAAGGCCGTTATTCTTGCTGAACAGGCCGGTGTACGTTCCGGAACCATGGAGAATGCAACACTTTTGTTTGACCTGCATGCCGGAACCCAGGTGCGGGTGCTGGAAAAAAAAGACAACTACATGAAAATTCGTTTTGCCAAAGATAAGGTGGGGTGGGTGGCATGCAAAAACGCAGAAATAATATAG
- a CDS encoding vWA domain-containing protein: protein MKFDHPHILFFLWGLVPLAGLLVYGIFRHKKILARYAKASMFDHILPGFSHGPKWVKAVLALLATGFAVVALAGPLAGYRWEKTTQKGVDIMIALDCSRSMLAQDVSPTRLTRAKREIIDLTRLMHSDRAGLVAFSGAAVLQCPLTLDYNAFGIFLDALDPDYLPVGGTDLTAALDACYNGLDPSSTAGKVIILITDGEDTAGDEAALTNVVEKFAKEKIRIFAIGVGDPAGAPIPAKGGGFKKDSTGNIILSKVDETMLKKITAMTQGRYVRSVAGDMDLEQIYSGDILGTMERKELTQGRKKVWEKRFQWVLLPCVLLLLAETFFPQGSGWKHSVKGGRSLICLAIAMGLMAPGLARAGLWTSPVKQGIQAWDNKQFQQAKKHFIDAQLENPDDPRLYYNIGAAAYAAGEYDLAESNFAQAMNAKDRELKHNALYNLANTHYRKNQLDKAIEDYQNLLKEFPDDTQAKENLEVVKKKLEEKKQQQQDQQNKDRKDQENQNKDKPNKDQGDQNQKDQDHNQQNNQDQKGQSQEQNQGQDPKQDQKNQGDKNQQNKSEKNTQPQTDQAKTDQPQDQSAKDSQTQAAQAEKTEKGQKGQDNMQQAQSKMLENRLNRLEDKPGMALIPQTGVRDNDKDW from the coding sequence ATGAAATTTGACCACCCACATATTCTGTTTTTTCTGTGGGGACTTGTGCCTTTGGCAGGATTGCTGGTGTACGGCATTTTCCGGCACAAAAAGATCCTTGCCCGGTATGCGAAAGCGTCTATGTTTGATCATATCCTGCCTGGCTTTTCCCATGGCCCCAAATGGGTAAAAGCGGTTTTGGCCTTACTTGCCACGGGATTTGCCGTGGTGGCACTGGCAGGCCCTCTGGCCGGGTACCGCTGGGAAAAAACCACCCAAAAAGGGGTGGATATCATGATTGCTTTGGACTGTTCCCGCAGCATGCTGGCCCAGGATGTTTCCCCCACACGGCTGACCCGGGCCAAGCGTGAAATCATTGATCTGACCCGGTTAATGCATTCGGATCGGGCCGGGCTTGTGGCCTTTTCCGGGGCTGCTGTGCTGCAATGCCCATTAACCCTTGATTACAACGCATTCGGGATTTTCCTTGATGCCCTGGACCCGGATTATCTGCCTGTGGGGGGCACGGATTTGACCGCAGCCCTGGACGCCTGTTACAACGGATTAGATCCTTCATCCACTGCGGGAAAAGTCATCATTCTCATCACGGACGGTGAGGATACCGCCGGTGATGAAGCCGCCTTGACCAATGTGGTGGAAAAATTTGCCAAGGAGAAAATCCGTATTTTCGCCATCGGGGTAGGGGACCCGGCCGGTGCCCCGATTCCGGCTAAGGGCGGAGGGTTCAAAAAAGATAGTACAGGCAATATTATTTTGTCAAAAGTGGACGAAACCATGCTTAAAAAAATTACTGCCATGACCCAGGGCCGGTATGTACGGTCTGTGGCCGGGGACATGGACCTTGAACAGATCTATTCCGGTGATATTCTGGGCACCATGGAGCGAAAGGAACTGACCCAGGGCCGCAAAAAGGTCTGGGAAAAACGGTTTCAGTGGGTCTTGCTTCCCTGCGTACTGCTGCTGCTTGCTGAAACTTTTTTTCCCCAGGGATCTGGCTGGAAACACAGTGTTAAAGGCGGGCGTTCATTAATTTGTCTGGCCATTGCCATGGGGCTTATGGCACCGGGGCTTGCCCGGGCCGGGTTATGGACTTCTCCGGTTAAGCAGGGCATACAGGCCTGGGACAACAAGCAATTCCAGCAGGCAAAAAAACATTTTATTGACGCCCAGCTTGAAAACCCGGATGACCCTCGTCTTTATTATAATATTGGGGCTGCTGCCTATGCAGCCGGTGAATATGACCTGGCTGAATCCAACTTTGCCCAGGCTATGAATGCAAAGGACAGGGAACTTAAACACAATGCCCTGTATAACCTTGCCAACACCCATTACCGTAAAAATCAACTGGATAAGGCCATTGAGGACTATCAGAACCTGCTCAAGGAGTTTCCCGATGATACCCAGGCCAAAGAAAATCTTGAGGTTGTAAAGAAAAAGCTTGAGGAGAAAAAACAGCAGCAGCAAGATCAGCAGAATAAAGACCGGAAAGATCAGGAGAACCAGAATAAAGACAAGCCCAACAAGGATCAGGGAGATCAAAACCAGAAGGACCAAGATCATAATCAGCAGAACAACCAGGATCAAAAAGGCCAATCCCAAGAACAGAACCAGGGGCAGGACCCTAAACAGGATCAGAAAAATCAGGGCGATAAAAATCAGCAAAATAAATCTGAAAAAAACACCCAGCCCCAAACGGACCAGGCCAAAACGGATCAGCCTCAGGACCAGTCAGCAAAGGATTCCCAAACCCAGGCCGCCCAGGCAGAAAAAACTGAGAAAGGGCAAAAAGGACAGGATAACATGCAGCAAGCACAGTCAAAAATGCTTGAAAACCGTCTCAACCGCCTGGAAGATAAACCCGGCATGGCCCTGATTCCCCAAACCGGAGTACGAGACAATGATAAGGATTGGTAG
- a CDS encoding VWA domain-containing protein has product MFRFASPWFLLLLILPWIWLLIHTAKNTRRFSFKWIPKSSDHSLRVSSLTGTSRVPFSFAVLAARFMPLVKVLGLSLMIIALARPQAGERKINVETEGVNIVLALDLSGSMKALDFKHDGKIVTRLDAVKGVVSDFIMKREGDRIGLVVFGTHAFTQVPLTRDYNTIAFMLDHLKIGAAGPSTAIGDALGISLKRLEDIPAKSNIIILLTDGKSNAGELSWQEAAKISAQRKIKIHTIGVGSRGKVPFLVDGLFGKQYVYRQVDMDWDALDSIAKQTGGTFFKAKDTDSLASIYKMIDSMEKTKVKVDKWVDYKELYTLFLIPGLLLYLSCLCLGSTRLLELP; this is encoded by the coding sequence ATGTTTCGATTTGCCTCCCCTTGGTTTCTGCTGTTGCTTATCCTGCCCTGGATCTGGCTGCTGATTCACACGGCCAAAAATACCAGACGGTTTTCATTCAAATGGATTCCCAAGTCTTCGGACCACAGTCTCCGGGTGTCAAGTTTGACCGGTACTTCCCGGGTGCCTTTCAGTTTCGCTGTTTTGGCGGCCCGTTTCATGCCCTTGGTAAAGGTGTTGGGCTTAAGCCTGATGATCATTGCCCTTGCCCGGCCCCAGGCCGGAGAGCGCAAGATCAATGTGGAGACCGAAGGGGTGAATATTGTTTTGGCCCTTGACCTGTCCGGGTCCATGAAAGCCCTTGATTTTAAACACGACGGCAAGATTGTCACCCGTCTTGACGCGGTCAAGGGGGTGGTTTCCGATTTTATCATGAAGCGGGAAGGGGATCGCATCGGCCTTGTGGTGTTTGGCACCCATGCCTTTACCCAGGTCCCGTTGACCCGGGACTACAACACCATTGCATTCATGCTCGATCATTTGAAGATCGGGGCTGCCGGACCCAGTACCGCCATTGGCGATGCCTTGGGCATTTCACTAAAGCGCCTGGAAGATATACCGGCCAAGTCGAATATTATTATTCTGCTCACCGACGGTAAGAGCAATGCTGGTGAACTGTCCTGGCAGGAGGCCGCTAAGATCTCCGCCCAAAGAAAGATTAAAATTCACACCATTGGCGTGGGCTCCAGGGGCAAGGTCCCTTTCCTTGTGGACGGGCTCTTTGGCAAGCAGTATGTGTATCGCCAGGTGGATATGGACTGGGATGCCCTGGATTCAATTGCCAAACAGACCGGGGGCACCTTTTTTAAAGCCAAGGATACCGACAGCCTTGCATCCATTTATAAGATGATTGATTCAATGGAAAAGACAAAGGTCAAGGTGGACAAATGGGTGGATTACAAGGAGCTTTATACCCTGTTCCTGATCCCGGGACTGCTGCTTTACCTTTCATGCCTGTGCCTTGGCAGCACAAGGCTTCTGGAGTTGCCTTAA
- a CDS encoding DUF58 domain-containing protein has protein sequence MIPAHIIRKIKQIHIKSRKTVNTLMAGQYRSVFKGSGIEFEEVREYAPGDDVKSIDWNVSARTGKVFVKLFREERESIVMLLIDMSASLNFGTHSGSKLEKVAELASVLAFNAIKNNDKVGVIFFTDQVEKYIPPKKGSAHVWRVIKEIFTFAPEGVGTDIACVLDFMAKISKKRSFAFVISDYLSPEYEKSLRLLNRRHEVVGMRVFDDGAFHLPSAGIVRVKDFETGEETLMDAGSKKIRQWYTDQRQKIHTLTESVFSKSRVDLVDVTTADSVSDVLTRYFMLRESRR, from the coding sequence ATGATTCCTGCCCATATCATAAGAAAAATTAAGCAAATTCATATAAAGTCCCGCAAAACCGTCAATACCTTGATGGCAGGGCAGTACCGGTCTGTGTTCAAAGGCTCGGGTATTGAATTTGAAGAGGTGCGCGAGTACGCCCCGGGCGATGATGTCAAGTCCATTGACTGGAATGTTTCGGCGCGTACGGGCAAGGTATTTGTCAAACTTTTCAGGGAAGAGCGTGAATCCATTGTCATGCTGCTCATTGACATGAGCGCGTCTTTAAATTTCGGGACCCATTCGGGCAGCAAACTTGAGAAAGTGGCGGAACTGGCATCGGTTCTGGCATTCAACGCCATTAAAAATAATGACAAGGTGGGGGTTATTTTTTTCACGGACCAGGTGGAAAAGTATATCCCGCCTAAAAAGGGTTCTGCCCATGTCTGGCGGGTGATCAAGGAGATTTTTACCTTTGCGCCCGAGGGCGTGGGCACGGATATCGCGTGTGTCCTGGATTTCATGGCAAAAATCAGTAAAAAGCGCAGTTTTGCCTTTGTTATTTCCGATTATCTCTCTCCGGAATACGAAAAAAGCTTGCGGCTTTTAAACCGGCGGCATGAGGTAGTGGGTATGCGTGTGTTTGATGACGGGGCTTTTCACCTACCCTCTGCCGGTATTGTGCGGGTAAAGGATTTTGAAACCGGGGAAGAAACGCTCATGGATGCGGGCAGCAAAAAAATAAGGCAATGGTATACGGATCAACGGCAGAAAATCCATACCCTGACGGAATCGGTGTTTAGCAAATCCCGGGTGGATCTTGTGGATGTCACCACGGCAGATAGTGTATCCGACGTGTTGACCCGGTATTTTATGCTCCGGGAGAGTAGACGCTGA
- a CDS encoding AAA family ATPase, translating to MEKAHLLVNRIRSEVGKTLVGQEKLVDGLLTGLLTGGHVLIEGVPGLAKTSAVKALAAAIQADFKRIQFTPDLLPADLTGTEIYRPKTTDFITRKGPLFNNIILADEINRAPSKVQSALLEAMEEKQVTIGDATYTLPAPFLVLATQNPIEQEGTYPLPEAQVDRFMLKVLVEYPSRAQELEILKKTSFAAVEEISPVVSCEDLAELKSLVDQVYMDEKLKEYIVSLIFATRNPESSKMQTGHYIEFGASPRATIFLAKAARVAAFLAGRAYVTPQDIKLAGPDVLRHRILLSFEAEAEEISTEQVVADLFDSVEVP from the coding sequence ATTGAAAAAGCCCACCTTCTGGTGAACCGTATCCGCAGCGAGGTGGGCAAAACCCTGGTGGGTCAGGAAAAACTGGTTGATGGCCTGCTGACAGGCCTTCTCACCGGCGGGCATGTCCTCATTGAAGGGGTGCCGGGGCTTGCAAAAACCTCGGCAGTTAAGGCCTTGGCCGCCGCTATCCAGGCAGATTTCAAACGCATTCAGTTTACGCCGGATCTTTTGCCTGCGGATTTGACCGGTACCGAGATTTACCGGCCCAAAACCACGGATTTTATCACCCGGAAAGGCCCGTTATTCAACAATATTATTTTGGCCGATGAAATCAACCGGGCCCCTTCCAAGGTGCAGTCTGCACTTCTGGAAGCCATGGAGGAAAAACAGGTGACCATCGGCGACGCCACCTATACCCTGCCCGCACCCTTTCTGGTGCTGGCCACCCAGAACCCCATTGAGCAGGAGGGCACCTATCCGTTGCCCGAGGCCCAGGTGGACCGCTTCATGCTCAAAGTGCTGGTGGAATATCCCAGCCGAGCCCAGGAGCTTGAAATTCTTAAAAAAACAAGCTTTGCCGCAGTAGAAGAGATCTCGCCCGTTGTTTCATGTGAGGATCTTGCCGAATTAAAAAGTCTGGTGGATCAGGTGTATATGGATGAAAAACTCAAAGAGTATATTGTTAGCCTGATCTTTGCCACACGAAATCCGGAATCCAGCAAAATGCAGACCGGCCATTACATCGAATTCGGGGCATCGCCCAGGGCAACCATTTTCCTGGCCAAGGCCGCAAGGGTTGCTGCTTTTCTTGCAGGCAGGGCATATGTTACGCCCCAGGACATAAAACTTGCCGGACCTGATGTGCTGCGCCACAGAATTTTGCTCTCCTTTGAGGCCGAGGCCGAAGAGATTTCAACCGAGCAGGTGGTGGCGGATTTGTTCGATTCCGTAGAAGTACCATAA
- a CDS encoding Fur family transcriptional regulator: MKSQKTRFEIIIQKLRDNGHKITPQRIAIVKIIAKSIGHPSVEDIYDQIKIDFPTMSLATVYRNLVLIKSFGEVLELGFPDGSNRYDGNKPYPHPHVICLKCKKIVDPNLDSLDNLTKEVTKKTNFKILNHRLDFFGICSNCLSKKV, encoded by the coding sequence GTGAAATCCCAAAAAACAAGATTTGAAATTATTATCCAAAAATTAAGGGATAATGGTCATAAGATAACACCCCAAAGGATTGCTATTGTGAAAATTATTGCTAAAAGTATAGGCCATCCAAGTGTTGAAGATATATATGATCAAATCAAAATCGATTTCCCCACGATGAGCCTTGCAACAGTATACAGAAATTTAGTATTAATTAAATCGTTTGGTGAAGTTCTTGAACTTGGTTTCCCAGATGGGAGCAACCGGTATGATGGGAATAAGCCTTACCCCCATCCCCATGTCATTTGTCTGAAGTGTAAAAAAATTGTCGATCCGAACCTGGACAGTCTGGATAATCTGACAAAAGAAGTAACAAAAAAAACAAATTTTAAAATTTTAAATCACCGGTTAGACTTTTTTGGTATCTGCAGTAATTGTTTGTCGAAAAAAGTTTAA